A window of Hippoglossus stenolepis isolate QCI-W04-F060 chromosome 16, HSTE1.2, whole genome shotgun sequence contains these coding sequences:
- the ciita gene encoding MHC class II transactivator isoform X1 produces the protein MKTQARCPDAKLEVKTELRVACRTLDLYNLENTDSSLTLDTRGAADSMKGLCYSASDSITTTGVNMEPFSVSGAAGNASPVEACADNITATCLEDHLCVRCVADGTTHTTDDLMCVSGDAQWGTDAGFADVAHLFLTCSAKDSPTKAQDYSSYSEMDQSMTLDNLEQILRTDFYEEDEDEGRVGSHWGAKMLEVDQDPHDFGDLPDDLSEFLDDEYLLGTDVFFGDPWFNPEELTNFNDVAVLPEQPCTGGHQQGQTDQFTGIQNKRRKRQRVPRSQRCTDEKKPPSTPKRHRAAGADVEAKLSPAEAANPTTTPTRFLHLQPPIHFITIPDSKGYQLIPNVRLSPPVIRLRLPSAAATPTYILVPSASTPCKPQLQPLSPVDAAVVPVQMSSSPPGSLSDTASRAMSPPHTSISSRSVYRYLFQFPHVCSTLQKYFNCKYCDFLYISDTSSSNESPPPQSSTVLDIPESVKDYIQKVKAHMSLTCPAIEEGVSLTSHYVDVQVSQRETFRSGKNANRVLDKELIITGDTDRQNSLLGHSQIFGDSNGHNLKRYIVLLGNAGMGKTTLIRKLCLDWSTDCILQFDFVFLLDGKTLALKNPIYSLQTLLLNLSSFATSCTNPEEVYVQILAASKRVLIIFDGFDELRDYEVLLQTQEKDVITSLQKDSKAEAYTVRQLFSAILQRVLLPGCTLLLSTRPRGSANQLLRRADSFLEVCGFTPTDVEAYLSQYFTDPALRATALDYLKNCSYLHLLCWNPGLCRLVCLVLEQSKTLDLLPRTLTGLCHQVLRLKMEKHCKATDSQPDVKTQTPLQSEEETQTQISGNNQLNVCHKNTPVRKSRARVYTCTRSSNQRARRAKKQVTEGSEVDEEEMESVGREVDRTEERELLSQLSSLAWEGVKANSSILPKGRTLSARHKAFGLGTGLLLCHPLRKQLGFSSDEGGGGGEDPKDMGGGEKPDGNRDGGKTEIENVDEGHILLWASPFLQSYLAGVHLSFSRTVSERTFLQNLPFHSGPKGRRRPQREEFQLTQRFAVGLLFHNSAELQSLHSHTKAAFRDMVVNRQALVTKHLKSLSHGDLSPAQVLEACHYVYEASFTSFGDGSRGNARLVAHLAASLPEVLSFHGVRLNPPDVFTVQNILEGGGGFSLDLGDSGIGVSGLRALVGLNNVNSYRACIADVIALWEQLERSGEEGLLRGAVSKFKIHPLKITQLRHVDHLAQLVNIHVHRRLSSSCTDSDSILADGVPAVRELHKLEFELGPDRGPLGLSKLWELLPALRNLQHLDLENSKIGDEGSERLADALESLCSLEILNVSQNCIGDHGLKKLATTLGYLPKLHCLSLYSNVISDEGAEGLAAILPHMASLTDLDVKYNKLTDVGAQCLGASLRNCQKIKTLRMWNQCIPYGVFERLQQQDGRILWH, from the exons atgaaaacacaagcaCGATGCCCTGATGCGAAGTTGGAAGTGAAAACAGAGCTTAGAGTTGCGTGCAGGACGCTGGATTTGTACAACTTGGAGAATACGGACTCAAGCTTGACACTGGATACACGGGGAGCCGCTGACTCAATGAAAGGCCTCTGTTATTCTGCATCCGACAGCATAACGACGACTGGAGTGAACATGGAGCCCTTCAGTGTCTCTGGAGCGGCAGGAAATGCTTCACCTGTTGAGGCCTGCGCAGACAACATCACAGCCACCTGTCTGGAGGACCACCTCTGTGTCCGTTGTGTCGCTGACGGGAcgacacacacaacagacgacctgatgtgtgtgagtggagacGCACAGTGGGGCACGGATGCTGGATTTGCAGATGtggcacatttgtttttaacctGTTCTGCAAAAGACTCTCCTACTAAAGCACAGGATTACTCATCTTACTCAGAAATGGATCAGAGCATGACGTTAGACAACTTAGAACAAATCTTAAGGACAGATTTCtacgaggaggatgaggatgaggggaGAGTGGGTTCACACTGGG GTGCCAAGATGCTTGAAGTAGATCAGGACCCACATGACTTTGGAGATCTACCAG atGATTTATCTGAATTCCTCGACGATGAATACCTATTGG GCACAGACGTTTTCTTTGGTGATCCGTGGTTTAATCCTGAGGAACTCACCAACTTCA ATGATGTCGCTGTTCTGCCAGAGCAGCCGTGCACCGGCGGCCACCAGCAGGGGCAGACGGACCAATTCACCGGCatacaaaacaaaaggagaaaaagacagagag TTCCTCGGTCACAGCGGTGCACTGATGAGAAGAAACCACCGTCCACACCaaaaagacacagagcagcag GCGCCGACGTGGAGGCAAAGCTCAGTCCTGCAGAGGCAGCGAACCCAACCACCACTCCCACAAGATTCCTTCACCTCCAACCCCCCATTCATTTCATCACCATCCCAGACTCTAAAGGATATCAGCTCATCCCGAATGTGAGGCTCTCCCCTCCGGTTATTAGACTTCGACTCCCCAGTGCAGCCGCTACACCCACATACATATTAG TTCCTTCTGCCTCAACACCCTGCAAACCCCAACTGCAGCCGCTCTCCCCGG TGGATGCTGCAGTGGTGCCTGTCCAAATGAGCTCGTCACCACCAGGATCCCTGTCGGACACCGCTAGCAGAGCAATGTCTCCCCCTCATACCTCGATCTCCTCCAGAAGTGTGTACCGGTACCTGTTTCAATTTCCTCATGTGTGCTCAACGCTGCAGAAGTATTTCAATTGTAAATATTGTgactttttgtatatttcagaCACTTCCTCATCTAACGAatcacctcctcctcagtctTCCACTGTCCTTGATATTCCAG aGAGTGTAAAAGACTACATTCAGAAAGTCAAAGCCCACATGAGTCTAACATGCCCAGCTATAGAGGAGGGTGTTAGTCTGACCTCTCATTACGTGGATGTGCAAGTGAGCCAGAGAGAGACCTTTCGCTCGGGAAAGAACGCGAACAGAGTCCTGGACAAGGAGCTCATCATCACGGGAGATACGGATCGACAAAACAGCTTGTTGGGGCATAGTCAG ATCTTCGGAGACTCAAATGGACATAACCTCAAACGATACATAGTGCTGCTTGGCAATGCGGGCATGGGAAAAACCACCCTGATCAGGAAGCTGTGCCTTGACTGGTCCACAGACTGCATCCTACAGTTTGACTTTGTCTTCTTATTAGATGGCAAAACTCTCGCTTTGAAAAACCCCATCTACAGCCTTCAGACCCTTTTATTAAACCTCTCCTCCTTTGCCACTTCTTGCACGAACCCCGAGGAAGTGTACGTGCAAATCCTTGCGGCCTCCAAGCGCGTGCTCATCATTTTCGACGGCTTTGACGAGCTGCGAGACTACGAAGTTCTACTCCAGACTCAAGAGAAAGACGTGATAACATCTCTGCAGAAAGACAGTAAAGCGGAGGCCTACACTGTAAGACAGCTATTCTCTGCCATCCTTCAGAGGGTCCTTCTTCCAGGATGCACTCTTCTGCTCAGTACACGACCGAGGGGCTCGGCCAACCAGCTCCTCCGTCGGGCAGACAGCTTTCTGGAGGTATGTGGCTTTACTCCCACCGATGTAGAAGCATACTTGTCCCAGTACTTCACTGACCCGGCCCTCAGAGCCACTGCTTTGGACTACTTAAAAAACTGCAGCTATCTACATCTCCTCTGCTGGAATCCCGGACTATGTCGGTTGGTGTGCCTGGTGTTGGAACAGTCCAAAACTTTGGACCTCCTACCGAGAACTTTAACCGGGCTCTGCCATCAAGTGCTTCgtttgaaaatggaaaagcaCTGTAAGGCCACAGACTCACAGCCTGAcgttaaaacacaaacacccctGCAatctgaagaagaaacacaaacacaaatctcaGGTAATAATCAATTGAACGTGTGTCACAAAAACACTCCAGTCCGTAAGTCCAGAGCACGAGTTTACACTTGTACTCGCTCGAGCAACCAAAGAGCGAGGCGGGCAAAAAAGCAGGTGACAGAGGGGAGTGAAgtggacgaggaggagatggagagtgtGGGAAGGGAGGTGGatagaacagaggagagagagctgctgtCCCAGCTGAGCTCTTTGGCGTGGGAGGGGGTCAAAGCCAACTCGTCCATCCTTCCCAAGGGGCGGACCTTATCTGCCCGACACAAGGCTTTTGGCCTCGGGACAGGACTCCTCCTCTGTCATCCCCTGAGGAAGCAGCTGGGTTTCTCAAGTgatgaggggggaggaggaggagaggacccAAAAGAcatgggaggaggagagaaaccagACGGAAACAGAGACGGAGGGAAAACAGAGATTGAAAACGTTGATGAAGGCCACATCCTGTTGTGGGCCAGTCCCTTCCTTCAGAGCTACTTGGCAGGAGTCCACCTTTCTTTTTCCag GACTGTATCAGAGCGCACTTTCCTCCAGAACCTTCCTTTCCACTCAGGTCCGAAGGGACGTCGCCGCCCTCAAAGAGAGGAATTCCAGCTGACTCAGCGATTTGCCGTCGGCCTCCTCTTCCACAACAGCgcagagctgcagagcctccactcacacacaaaggcagCCTTCAGGGATATGGTGGTCAACAGACAGGCTCTAGTGACAAAGCACCTCAAAAGTCTTTCTCACGGTGACCTGAGTCCCGCCCAGGTCCTGGAGGCGTGTCACTATGTATATGAAGCAAGTTTCACATCATTTGGTGATGGGAGCAGAGGCAACGCACGGTTGGTCGCTCACCTGGCAGCGAGTCTTCCAGAGGTCTTGTCATTTCACGGAGTTCGACTCAACCCTCCGGACGTGTTCACTGTGCAGAACATACTTGAAGGAGGTGGAGGTTTCAGCTTGGATCTGGGGGATTCTGGGATTGGGGTTTCTGGACTGAGAGCGCTGGTGGGGCTCAACAACGTCAACTCGTACAG gGCGTGCATTGCTGATGTTATCGCCCTATGGGAGCAGCTGGAGCGGAGTGGGGAGGAGGGGCTCCTGCGAGGGGCGGTGTCCAAGTTCAAGATCCACCCTCTGAAAATCACACAGCTGCGTCATGTGGACCACCTGGCACAGCTGGTGAACATACATGTGCACAGGAGGCTGTCGAGCAG TTGCACCGATTCAGACTCCATCTTGGCAGACGGAGTACCAGCTGTCCGAGAGCTACACAAGCTGGAGTTTGA GCTTGGCCCAGACAGAGGTCCCCTGGGTCTCTCCAAGCTGTGGGAGCTCCTGCCAGCTCTACGTAACCTACAGCACTTAGA TCTGGAGAACAGTAAGATCGGGGACGAGGGATCCGAGAGGTTGGCTGATGCTTTAGAGTCACTCTGTTCCCTGGAGATTCTGAA TGTGTCTCAGAATTGCATCGGAGACCACGGGCTGAAGAAACTGGCAACCACCCTCGGGTATCTGCCCAAACTGCACTGTTTGAG TCTCTACAGTAACGTGATTTCTGACGAAGGGGCAGAGGGTTTAGCAGCTATCCTCCCACACATGGCGTCTCTCACTGACCTTGA TGTGAAGTACAACAAGCTGACAGACGTCGGAGCGCAATGCCTCGGAGCCAGTCTGAGAAACTGTCaaaaaataaagactttaaG GATGTGGAACCAGTGTATTCCATACGGAGTGTTTGAGCGTCTTCAGCAGCAAGACGGTCGCATCCTCTGgcattaa
- the ciita gene encoding MHC class II transactivator isoform X2 gives MKTQARCPDAKLEVKTELRVACRTLDLYNLENTDSSLTLDTRGAADSMKGLCYSASDSITTTGVNMEPFSVSGAAGNASPVEACADNITATCLEDHLCVRCVADGTTHTTDDLMCVSGDAQWGTDAGFADVAHLFLTCSAKDSPTKAQDYSSYSEMDQSMTLDNLEQILRTDFYEEDEDEGRVGSHWGAKMLEVDQDPHDFGDLPDDLSEFLDDEYLLGTDVFFGDPWFNPEELTNFNDVAVLPEQPCTGGHQQGQTDQFTGIQNKRRKRQRVPRSQRCTDEKKPPSTPKRHRAAGADVEAKLSPAEAANPTTTPTRFLHLQPPIHFITIPDSKGYQLIPNVRLSPPVIRLRLPSAAATPTYILVPSASTPCKPQLQPLSPVDAAVVPVQMSSSPPGSLSDTASRAMSPPHTSISSRNTSSSNESPPPQSSTVLDIPESVKDYIQKVKAHMSLTCPAIEEGVSLTSHYVDVQVSQRETFRSGKNANRVLDKELIITGDTDRQNSLLGHSQIFGDSNGHNLKRYIVLLGNAGMGKTTLIRKLCLDWSTDCILQFDFVFLLDGKTLALKNPIYSLQTLLLNLSSFATSCTNPEEVYVQILAASKRVLIIFDGFDELRDYEVLLQTQEKDVITSLQKDSKAEAYTVRQLFSAILQRVLLPGCTLLLSTRPRGSANQLLRRADSFLEVCGFTPTDVEAYLSQYFTDPALRATALDYLKNCSYLHLLCWNPGLCRLVCLVLEQSKTLDLLPRTLTGLCHQVLRLKMEKHCKATDSQPDVKTQTPLQSEEETQTQISGNNQLNVCHKNTPVRKSRARVYTCTRSSNQRARRAKKQVTEGSEVDEEEMESVGREVDRTEERELLSQLSSLAWEGVKANSSILPKGRTLSARHKAFGLGTGLLLCHPLRKQLGFSSDEGGGGGEDPKDMGGGEKPDGNRDGGKTEIENVDEGHILLWASPFLQSYLAGVHLSFSRTVSERTFLQNLPFHSGPKGRRRPQREEFQLTQRFAVGLLFHNSAELQSLHSHTKAAFRDMVVNRQALVTKHLKSLSHGDLSPAQVLEACHYVYEASFTSFGDGSRGNARLVAHLAASLPEVLSFHGVRLNPPDVFTVQNILEGGGGFSLDLGDSGIGVSGLRALVGLNNVNSYRACIADVIALWEQLERSGEEGLLRGAVSKFKIHPLKITQLRHVDHLAQLVNIHVHRRLSSSCTDSDSILADGVPAVRELHKLEFELGPDRGPLGLSKLWELLPALRNLQHLDLENSKIGDEGSERLADALESLCSLEILNVSQNCIGDHGLKKLATTLGYLPKLHCLSLYSNVISDEGAEGLAAILPHMASLTDLDVKYNKLTDVGAQCLGASLRNCQKIKTLRMWNQCIPYGVFERLQQQDGRILWH, from the exons atgaaaacacaagcaCGATGCCCTGATGCGAAGTTGGAAGTGAAAACAGAGCTTAGAGTTGCGTGCAGGACGCTGGATTTGTACAACTTGGAGAATACGGACTCAAGCTTGACACTGGATACACGGGGAGCCGCTGACTCAATGAAAGGCCTCTGTTATTCTGCATCCGACAGCATAACGACGACTGGAGTGAACATGGAGCCCTTCAGTGTCTCTGGAGCGGCAGGAAATGCTTCACCTGTTGAGGCCTGCGCAGACAACATCACAGCCACCTGTCTGGAGGACCACCTCTGTGTCCGTTGTGTCGCTGACGGGAcgacacacacaacagacgacctgatgtgtgtgagtggagacGCACAGTGGGGCACGGATGCTGGATTTGCAGATGtggcacatttgtttttaacctGTTCTGCAAAAGACTCTCCTACTAAAGCACAGGATTACTCATCTTACTCAGAAATGGATCAGAGCATGACGTTAGACAACTTAGAACAAATCTTAAGGACAGATTTCtacgaggaggatgaggatgaggggaGAGTGGGTTCACACTGGG GTGCCAAGATGCTTGAAGTAGATCAGGACCCACATGACTTTGGAGATCTACCAG atGATTTATCTGAATTCCTCGACGATGAATACCTATTGG GCACAGACGTTTTCTTTGGTGATCCGTGGTTTAATCCTGAGGAACTCACCAACTTCA ATGATGTCGCTGTTCTGCCAGAGCAGCCGTGCACCGGCGGCCACCAGCAGGGGCAGACGGACCAATTCACCGGCatacaaaacaaaaggagaaaaagacagagag TTCCTCGGTCACAGCGGTGCACTGATGAGAAGAAACCACCGTCCACACCaaaaagacacagagcagcag GCGCCGACGTGGAGGCAAAGCTCAGTCCTGCAGAGGCAGCGAACCCAACCACCACTCCCACAAGATTCCTTCACCTCCAACCCCCCATTCATTTCATCACCATCCCAGACTCTAAAGGATATCAGCTCATCCCGAATGTGAGGCTCTCCCCTCCGGTTATTAGACTTCGACTCCCCAGTGCAGCCGCTACACCCACATACATATTAG TTCCTTCTGCCTCAACACCCTGCAAACCCCAACTGCAGCCGCTCTCCCCGG TGGATGCTGCAGTGGTGCCTGTCCAAATGAGCTCGTCACCACCAGGATCCCTGTCGGACACCGCTAGCAGAGCAATGTCTCCCCCTCATACCTCGATCTCCTCCAGAA aCACTTCCTCATCTAACGAatcacctcctcctcagtctTCCACTGTCCTTGATATTCCAG aGAGTGTAAAAGACTACATTCAGAAAGTCAAAGCCCACATGAGTCTAACATGCCCAGCTATAGAGGAGGGTGTTAGTCTGACCTCTCATTACGTGGATGTGCAAGTGAGCCAGAGAGAGACCTTTCGCTCGGGAAAGAACGCGAACAGAGTCCTGGACAAGGAGCTCATCATCACGGGAGATACGGATCGACAAAACAGCTTGTTGGGGCATAGTCAG ATCTTCGGAGACTCAAATGGACATAACCTCAAACGATACATAGTGCTGCTTGGCAATGCGGGCATGGGAAAAACCACCCTGATCAGGAAGCTGTGCCTTGACTGGTCCACAGACTGCATCCTACAGTTTGACTTTGTCTTCTTATTAGATGGCAAAACTCTCGCTTTGAAAAACCCCATCTACAGCCTTCAGACCCTTTTATTAAACCTCTCCTCCTTTGCCACTTCTTGCACGAACCCCGAGGAAGTGTACGTGCAAATCCTTGCGGCCTCCAAGCGCGTGCTCATCATTTTCGACGGCTTTGACGAGCTGCGAGACTACGAAGTTCTACTCCAGACTCAAGAGAAAGACGTGATAACATCTCTGCAGAAAGACAGTAAAGCGGAGGCCTACACTGTAAGACAGCTATTCTCTGCCATCCTTCAGAGGGTCCTTCTTCCAGGATGCACTCTTCTGCTCAGTACACGACCGAGGGGCTCGGCCAACCAGCTCCTCCGTCGGGCAGACAGCTTTCTGGAGGTATGTGGCTTTACTCCCACCGATGTAGAAGCATACTTGTCCCAGTACTTCACTGACCCGGCCCTCAGAGCCACTGCTTTGGACTACTTAAAAAACTGCAGCTATCTACATCTCCTCTGCTGGAATCCCGGACTATGTCGGTTGGTGTGCCTGGTGTTGGAACAGTCCAAAACTTTGGACCTCCTACCGAGAACTTTAACCGGGCTCTGCCATCAAGTGCTTCgtttgaaaatggaaaagcaCTGTAAGGCCACAGACTCACAGCCTGAcgttaaaacacaaacacccctGCAatctgaagaagaaacacaaacacaaatctcaGGTAATAATCAATTGAACGTGTGTCACAAAAACACTCCAGTCCGTAAGTCCAGAGCACGAGTTTACACTTGTACTCGCTCGAGCAACCAAAGAGCGAGGCGGGCAAAAAAGCAGGTGACAGAGGGGAGTGAAgtggacgaggaggagatggagagtgtGGGAAGGGAGGTGGatagaacagaggagagagagctgctgtCCCAGCTGAGCTCTTTGGCGTGGGAGGGGGTCAAAGCCAACTCGTCCATCCTTCCCAAGGGGCGGACCTTATCTGCCCGACACAAGGCTTTTGGCCTCGGGACAGGACTCCTCCTCTGTCATCCCCTGAGGAAGCAGCTGGGTTTCTCAAGTgatgaggggggaggaggaggagaggacccAAAAGAcatgggaggaggagagaaaccagACGGAAACAGAGACGGAGGGAAAACAGAGATTGAAAACGTTGATGAAGGCCACATCCTGTTGTGGGCCAGTCCCTTCCTTCAGAGCTACTTGGCAGGAGTCCACCTTTCTTTTTCCag GACTGTATCAGAGCGCACTTTCCTCCAGAACCTTCCTTTCCACTCAGGTCCGAAGGGACGTCGCCGCCCTCAAAGAGAGGAATTCCAGCTGACTCAGCGATTTGCCGTCGGCCTCCTCTTCCACAACAGCgcagagctgcagagcctccactcacacacaaaggcagCCTTCAGGGATATGGTGGTCAACAGACAGGCTCTAGTGACAAAGCACCTCAAAAGTCTTTCTCACGGTGACCTGAGTCCCGCCCAGGTCCTGGAGGCGTGTCACTATGTATATGAAGCAAGTTTCACATCATTTGGTGATGGGAGCAGAGGCAACGCACGGTTGGTCGCTCACCTGGCAGCGAGTCTTCCAGAGGTCTTGTCATTTCACGGAGTTCGACTCAACCCTCCGGACGTGTTCACTGTGCAGAACATACTTGAAGGAGGTGGAGGTTTCAGCTTGGATCTGGGGGATTCTGGGATTGGGGTTTCTGGACTGAGAGCGCTGGTGGGGCTCAACAACGTCAACTCGTACAG gGCGTGCATTGCTGATGTTATCGCCCTATGGGAGCAGCTGGAGCGGAGTGGGGAGGAGGGGCTCCTGCGAGGGGCGGTGTCCAAGTTCAAGATCCACCCTCTGAAAATCACACAGCTGCGTCATGTGGACCACCTGGCACAGCTGGTGAACATACATGTGCACAGGAGGCTGTCGAGCAG TTGCACCGATTCAGACTCCATCTTGGCAGACGGAGTACCAGCTGTCCGAGAGCTACACAAGCTGGAGTTTGA GCTTGGCCCAGACAGAGGTCCCCTGGGTCTCTCCAAGCTGTGGGAGCTCCTGCCAGCTCTACGTAACCTACAGCACTTAGA TCTGGAGAACAGTAAGATCGGGGACGAGGGATCCGAGAGGTTGGCTGATGCTTTAGAGTCACTCTGTTCCCTGGAGATTCTGAA TGTGTCTCAGAATTGCATCGGAGACCACGGGCTGAAGAAACTGGCAACCACCCTCGGGTATCTGCCCAAACTGCACTGTTTGAG TCTCTACAGTAACGTGATTTCTGACGAAGGGGCAGAGGGTTTAGCAGCTATCCTCCCACACATGGCGTCTCTCACTGACCTTGA TGTGAAGTACAACAAGCTGACAGACGTCGGAGCGCAATGCCTCGGAGCCAGTCTGAGAAACTGTCaaaaaataaagactttaaG GATGTGGAACCAGTGTATTCCATACGGAGTGTTTGAGCGTCTTCAGCAGCAAGACGGTCGCATCCTCTGgcattaa